A genomic stretch from Lathyrus oleraceus cultivar Zhongwan6 chromosome 2, CAAS_Psat_ZW6_1.0, whole genome shotgun sequence includes:
- the LOC127120039 gene encoding DNA (cytosine-5)-methyltransferase CMT3 — MGKARSGSKRAQPATPEQDELEDNVLSSEDNEIVSLLPSERKKLKSCSAKTDGASFVGKPIPAEEARSKWPRRYSKKDGSEDNDCLKAKFHYREANVDGVIYKLNDTAYVKAEDDKPNYIARIVEFFETEDKDPYFTAQWFYRAEDTVIKIHPELIDKKRVFISDVKDENPLDCIVRKVKIALITPDVDLAAKKKKMPPCELYYDMKYTIPYLTFSSIVSETSKIESETSTLSSESDSKYGSNRCDAENSVANGGLIQNKDSEKTEWTLLDLYAGCGAMSTGLCFGASISGINLVTRWAVDINKHACESLKQNHPETHVRNEPAEDFLSLLKEWAKLHEEFVLKASEKTDSNVDADENVKDEPEDIKEEAADDSSDSEEFEVERLLAVCYGDPNSDNKPGVYFKVQWKGYDSSYDTWEPVEGLRDCTDALKDFVTNGCKEKLLPLPGQADFICGGPPCQGISGFNRFRNDKEPLKDVKNKQLLVYMDIIDFLKPKYVLMENVVDLLKFSGGFLGRYAIGRLVAMNYQARMGMMAAGSYGVPQFRMRVFLWGALPNEKLPAYPLPTHNAISRSVVPTEFDEITVTYPPEEKHQLADAVLLKDALEDLPAITNEENQNERSYGTKPRTEFQKYIRLKRSEMVNFSTHSKSAPSGMLFDHRPLQLNKDDYDRVCQIPKKKGANFRDLPGVLVKGNKVEWDPSVERVLLQSGKPLVPDYAMSFVRGTSSKPFRRLWWDEIVNTVVTRAEPHNQAILHPEQDRVLSIRENARIQGFPDCYKLCGPIKERYMQVGNAVAVPVALGLGYTLGLAIQGLSDDKPLTTLPFNYPSSLALKNLAKVEDNNSS, encoded by the exons ATGGGAAAAGCTCGCTCTGGTAGCAAACGCGCTCAGCCAGCAACGCCGGAACAAGATGAACTTGAAGACAACGTTCTTTCGTCGGAAGATAACGAAATCGTTTCGCTTCTTCCTTCCGAGCGAAAGAAACTTAAGTCTTGTTCTGCTAAGACTGACGGTGCTTCCTTTGTTGGAAAACCTATTCCGGCAGAGGAAGCCAGATCTAAATGGCCTCGCCGTTACTCCAAGAAAGA TGGATCCGAGGATAATGATTGCTTAAAAGCGAAGTTTCATTACCGTGAGGCAAATGTTGATGGTGTTATTTATAAGCTCAATGATACTGCCTATGTCAAG GCTGAAGATGATAAACCTAACTATATTGCAAGGATTGTTGAGTTCTTTGAAACTGAAGACAAAGATCCATATTTTACTGCTCAATGGTTTTATAGAGCCGAAGATACT GTTATTAAGATTCATCCCGAGCTTATTGACAAGAAGAGGGTCTTTATATCAGATGTCAAAGATGAAAATCCTCTTGATTGTATTGTCAGAAAAGTGAAAATTGCCCTAATTACTCCTGAT GTAGACTTGGCTGCAAAGAAGAAGAAAATGCCTCCCTGTGAGCTATACTATGATATGAAGTACACTATTCCTTATTTAACATTCTCAAGCATTGTCAGTG AAACATCCAAAATAGAGAGTGAAACATCTACACTATCAAGTGAATCAGATTCTAAATATGGTTCTAATAGGTGTGATGCTGAGAATAGTGTTGCTAATGGAGGGTTAATTCAAAACAAAGATTCTGAGAAGACAGAATGGACTTTATTAGATTTGTATGCTGGTTGTGGAGCCATGTCCACTGGTCTTTGCTTTGGAGCTTCTATATCTGGCATCAATCTTGTTACG AGGTGGGCTGTTGACATAAATAAACATGCTTGTGAAAGTCTGAAGCAAAATCACCCAGAAACACAT GTGAGAAATGAGCCTGCAGAAGACTTTTTAAGTCTACTGAAAGAGTGGGCTAAGCTCCATGAGGAGTTTGTATTGAAGGCATCAGAAAAGACAGATTCTAATGTTGATGCTGATGAAAATGTGAAAGATGAACCCGAAGACATAAAAGAAGAAGCTGCTGATGACTCATCTGACTCTGAAGAATTTGAGGTAGAAAGACTGCTTGCTGTTTGCTACGGTGATCCCAACTCTGACAACAAACCAGGAGTTTACTTTAAA GTGCAATGGAAGGGTTATGATTCCAGTTATGATACGTGGGAGCCAGTAGAGGGCTTGAG AGATTGTACAGACGCTTTGAAAGATTTTGTGACAAATGGTTGTAAAGAAAAATTATTGCCTCTTCCT GGTCAAGCTGATTTTATTTGTGGAGGACCACCTTGCCAAGGAATTAGTGGTTTCAATCGATTCCGTAATGACAAAGAGCCACTGAAGGATGTTAAAAACAAGCAGTTGCTTGTTTATATGGACATTATTGATTTCCTGAAGCCAAAATATGTACTGATGGAGAATGTTGTTGACCTTTTGAAATTTTCTGGTGGGTTTTTGGGCCGTTATGCCATAGGTCGTCTTGTGGCCATGAATTACCAAGCTAGAATGGGGATGATGGCTGCAGGTTCGTATGGTGTTCCTCAATTCAGGATGCGAGTTTTTCTTTGGGGAGCTCTTCCTAATGAA AAACTGCCTGCTTATCCGTTACCAACTCATAATGCGATATCAAGATCGGTTGTGCCCACTGAGTTTGAT GAAATTACAGTCACATATCCTCCTGAAGAAAAACATCAGCTGGCTGATGCAGTTTTGCTTAAAGATGCATTGGAAGATCTTCCTGCA ATTACTAATGAAGAGAACCAGAATGAAAGGAGCTATGGCACTAAACCTCGtactgagtttcaaaagtataTCAGATTAAAGAGAAGTG AGATGGTGAATTTTTCAACTCACTCTAAAAGTGCACCAAGTGGAATGCTGTTTGATCACCGTCCTCTCCAGTTAAACAAAGATGACTATGACAGAGTTTGCCAAATTCCAAAGAAGAAG GGAGCAAACTTTAGAGACCTACCTGGAGTTCTTGTTAAAGGCAACAAGGTTGAATGGGATCCTTCAGTTGAACGAGTACTGCTTCAATCTGGGAAGCCATTG GTTCCTGATTATGCGATGTCATTTGTCCGTGGAACCTCTTCAAA ACCCTTTCGTCGATTGTGGTGGGATGAAATTGTGAATACAGTTGTAACTAGGGCAGAACCTCACAATCAG GCCATTCTCCACCCTGAACAAGACAGAGTTCTTAGTATCCGAGAGAATGCAAGGATACAGGGATTTCCTGATTGCTATAAACTTTGTGGCCCTATCAAAGAGAG GTACATGCAAGTCGGAAATGCAGTGGCTGTTCCTGTGGCTCTTGGCCTTGGATACACATTAGGTTTAGCTATCCAAGGACTCTCTGATGATAAGCCCTTGACAACTCTCCCATTCAACTACCCAAGTTCTCTTGCTCTTAAAAATTTAGCTAAGGTTGAGGATAATAATTCAAGTTGA